A genomic segment from Candidatus Viadribacter manganicus encodes:
- a CDS encoding glycogen debranching N-terminal domain-containing protein produces the protein MLIPAETSLQEQRPRALKHGDTFAVYDHNGDILAGAGSPEGLFHADTRHLSRLQLSIDGARPMLLSSGLRDDNAALICDLSNPDIHDGAGHCVLAHDRLHIRRVRLLWDAVAYERIAIKNFDRKIQRITITLTFAADFADIFEVRGATRERRGRYEPEQVSADTVTLAYTGLDHRLRETQLRFEPPPTSLTTRRADYEINLAPGETTAIFVEIGCEALPATQSARRAFFRAFLNARRGLRASSSRAASIATSNQILNEAVRRNVADLYMLCTQTTEGLYPYAGIPWFSTAFGRDAIITALQTLWFDPTIARGVLGHLAANQATDFDERADAEPGKILHELRRGEMAELGEVPFRRYYGSVDSTPLFVMLAGAYLERTDDIETLKLLWPNIEAALTWIEVHGDRDRDGFVEYHRQTEQGLANQGWKDSQDSISHADGSLAQGPIALVEVQAYVYAAWRAAAAISHRFGDAARASNLSTRAEAMRRRFDTHFYDEALGTYVLALDGEKRPCRVRSSNAGHALFAGVALAERAATVASTLMTSFSGFGIRTLAASEARYNPMSYHNGSIWPHDNALIAAGFARYGLRQHAARIFEGLFEASTYMDLRRLPELFCGFPRQRGAGPVFYPVACSPQAWATAAPILLMQSCLGLRFDPCGNRISFDRPTLPSFLDDVVLRGLANANGSVDVSLKRSGVDVVVQVLRRSGACEVVTTA, from the coding sequence ATTCTGATCCCTGCTGAAACGTCACTTCAGGAGCAACGGCCGCGCGCCCTCAAACACGGCGACACGTTCGCCGTGTATGATCACAACGGCGACATTCTCGCTGGCGCGGGTAGCCCAGAAGGGCTCTTCCATGCCGACACGCGCCATCTGTCGCGCCTGCAGCTCTCTATAGACGGCGCGCGGCCGATGTTGCTGAGCTCGGGCCTGCGTGACGACAATGCTGCTCTGATTTGCGACCTTTCAAACCCGGATATTCACGACGGCGCGGGACATTGTGTTCTCGCGCACGATCGCCTGCACATCCGACGGGTTCGCCTGCTCTGGGACGCAGTCGCCTATGAGCGAATCGCAATCAAGAACTTCGATCGCAAGATACAGCGCATCACGATCACGCTCACCTTCGCCGCAGACTTCGCTGACATCTTCGAGGTCCGCGGCGCCACACGTGAACGCCGGGGTCGCTACGAGCCGGAGCAAGTAAGCGCGGACACCGTCACACTAGCTTACACTGGACTGGATCATCGCCTCCGGGAAACACAACTGAGATTTGAGCCCCCGCCGACCTCGCTCACGACGCGGCGCGCGGACTACGAGATCAACCTCGCTCCCGGCGAAACCACGGCGATCTTCGTCGAGATCGGGTGCGAGGCCCTACCCGCTACACAGTCGGCGCGCCGGGCATTCTTTCGCGCCTTCCTCAACGCGCGCCGAGGCCTGCGTGCGTCGTCGTCGCGCGCCGCCTCGATCGCCACATCGAACCAGATTCTAAATGAAGCAGTGCGACGCAATGTGGCCGACCTCTACATGCTCTGCACGCAAACGACGGAAGGACTCTATCCCTACGCCGGCATTCCTTGGTTCAGCACCGCTTTCGGGCGCGACGCCATCATCACGGCATTGCAAACGCTGTGGTTCGATCCGACCATCGCACGTGGCGTCCTTGGACACCTGGCCGCCAATCAGGCTACCGACTTCGATGAACGCGCCGATGCGGAGCCCGGCAAGATCCTCCACGAACTGCGCCGCGGCGAAATGGCCGAACTCGGCGAAGTGCCGTTTCGACGCTACTACGGCAGCGTCGATTCCACGCCGCTGTTCGTGATGCTGGCAGGCGCCTATCTTGAGCGCACGGACGACATCGAAACGCTAAAGCTTCTGTGGCCGAATATCGAAGCGGCGTTGACCTGGATCGAAGTCCACGGCGATCGCGATCGAGACGGCTTCGTGGAGTATCATCGCCAGACCGAGCAAGGGTTGGCCAACCAAGGTTGGAAGGACAGCCAAGATTCCATTTCGCACGCCGACGGCTCGCTCGCACAGGGCCCTATCGCACTCGTTGAGGTGCAGGCTTACGTTTACGCTGCATGGCGGGCAGCCGCAGCCATCTCGCACCGATTTGGCGATGCCGCGCGCGCCAGCAACCTGAGCACACGAGCCGAAGCCATGCGCCGCCGCTTCGACACGCACTTCTACGATGAAGCGCTTGGCACCTACGTCCTCGCGTTGGACGGCGAGAAGCGCCCATGCCGAGTGCGAAGCTCCAACGCCGGGCACGCGCTGTTCGCGGGCGTCGCTCTTGCAGAGCGCGCCGCGACTGTAGCAAGCACCCTCATGACGTCGTTCTCTGGCTTTGGCATCCGCACGCTCGCGGCCTCGGAAGCACGCTACAACCCAATGAGCTATCATAACGGCTCGATCTGGCCCCACGACAACGCACTGATTGCCGCTGGCTTTGCTCGCTATGGGCTCCGCCAGCATGCGGCGCGGATATTCGAGGGATTGTTCGAAGCCTCCACCTACATGGATCTGCGTCGCTTGCCCGAACTTTTTTGCGGCTTTCCGCGTCAACGCGGCGCTGGACCGGTCTTCTATCCGGTCGCATGTTCGCCTCAGGCCTGGGCCACGGCCGCGCCAATCCTGTTAATGCAATCGTGCCTCGGCCTTCGCTTCGATCCGTGCGGCAATCGCATTAGCTTTGACCGACCGACATTGCCTTCTTTCTTAGACGACGTCGTACTTCGCGGACTGGCGAACGCGAACGGATCCGTCGACGTTTCGCTCAAGCGTTCTGGCGTGGATGTAGTGGTTCAAGTTCTCCGCCGCTCGGGAGCGTGCGAAGTCGTCACAACAGCCTAG